The Tissierellales bacterium DNA window CAATACCTAAGCTTTCGCAAACAATTTCTTTTGTCATATCATCCTGAGTTGGTCCTAATCCTCCAGTAAAAAGAATTATATCAGCTCTATTTAAACTTATATTAATTACATTTTCTAAATCCTTTGGACTATCTCCAACAACAGTATGATAAGAAACATCTACACCTATTTTAGATAGTTCTTTTGATAAGTATTGAGCATTAGTATTAGTAGTATTACCTAAAAGCAATTCAGTGCCTACAGCAACTATTTCGCATTTCAATATACCATCTCCTATTAATTAATCATTTGATTTAAAAACTTGCCTATTTCCATATAAATAATCTATACCAGATATTATAGTAAAAATTACTGCTATATAAAGCATAATTTGATCCATTGGTATATTTATTAATCTAAAAGGATAATTATTTAATAATAATAAAATTATAGCTACAAGTTGAGTAATAGTTTTAATTTTACCTAGCCAATTAGCAGCTATAGTTATACCTTCTGAAGCAGCAATAACCCTTAATCCAGTTATAGCAAATTCTCTTGCAATAATTACTACAACCATCCAGGATTTTACCATTCCTAACTCTATCATTGATATTAATGCCGCTGATACAAGAAGTTTATCAGCTAGTGGGTCCATAAACTTTCCTAAGGTAGTAATTTGATTTCTACTACGAGCTATATGACCGTCTAAGCTATCCGTTAGAGCAGCAATAATAAAAATACCAGTAGCTATCATTTGACCATTTTGAATATCTGAAAGTAGAAAAAACATAAAAAACGGTATCATTATCACCCTAAAAATAGTAATCTTATTTGCTAGATTCATTAATAATCTCCCCCAGTTATTACTTCTTTGGAAATTATATAGGGCCAGTTAAAATTAAATATTTGCATTTAGCCCTATATTTATACTAAAAGATCTTTAAATCCATCTAAATACTAAGAATCTAAATCCTCTTTAGTTATTAATACTTTTCTAGGTTTACTGCCTTCAAAACCTCCTACTATTTCTCTTTCCTCCATTTCATCAATTAACCTAGCAGCTCTAGCATATCCAATTCTTAATCTTCTTTGAAGTAAAGATATAGATGCCTGTCCTTCCTCTACTACTAAGTTTATTGCATCAGGTAAAAGTTCATCGCCATTACCTCTAGGAACTTTGACATTCTTCTCAAGGGTTTCAATAATTTCTTCTTTATAATTAGAAACATTTTGTGACTTTAAAAATTCAGTAACTTTATAAACCTCTTCATCTTTAACAAAAGCTCCTTGGACCCTAATAGGTTTTGGAAGATTAGAAGGATAGAAAAGCATATCACCTTTTCCTAATAATTTTTCAGCTCCACCAATATCCAATATAGTTCTAGAATCTGTTTGTGATGTTACTGCAAAAGAAATTCTAGAAGGAATATTAGCTTTTATAGTACCAGTTATAACATCTACAGAAGGTCTTTGAGTAGCAATGATTAAGTATATCCCTGCAGCCCTAGCCATTTGTGCTAATCTACAAATATAATCTTCTATTTCTTGAGCTGAAACCATCATTAAATCAGCTAATTCATCAATAATAATGACTATTTGTGGAAGCTTCTCTTTCTTTGTTCCTTTTATTCTTTTATTATAAGAGTCAATATCTCTAACATTATTTTTAGAAAATAATTTATATCTTTTTTCCATTTCATCTACAGCCCAATCCAAAGCAGCATTAGCTTTTTTAGCATCTGTTACAACAGGAACTAGTAAATGAGGAATGCCATTATAAATACTTAATTCTACAACCTTTGGATCTATTAATAGCATTTTTACCTCTTCGGGTGTAGATTTAAATAAAATACTCATTATAATTGAATTTATACATACACTTTTACCAGAACCTGTAGCACCAGCTATTAAAAGGTGAGGCATTTTATCTATACTTGTAACTATAGGCTTTCCAGATATATTTTTACCTAAGGCTATGGGTACCTTAGATTCACTATATTTAAATTCATCTGAAGTTAATATTCCCTTAAGATTTACTTTTGATTTAATCCTATTTGGCACCTCTATACCTACTACAGATTTACCAGGAATAGGTGCCTCAATACGGACA harbors:
- a CDS encoding molybdopterin-binding protein, which gives rise to MKCEIVAVGTELLLGNTTNTNAQYLSKELSKIGVDVSYHTVVGDSPKDLENVINISLNRADIILFTGGLGPTQDDMTKEIVCESLGI
- the pgsA gene encoding CDP-diacylglycerol--glycerol-3-phosphate 3-phosphatidyltransferase, with the translated sequence MNLANKITIFRVIMIPFFMFFLLSDIQNGQMIATGIFIIAALTDSLDGHIARSRNQITTLGKFMDPLADKLLVSAALISMIELGMVKSWMVVVIIAREFAITGLRVIAASEGITIAANWLGKIKTITQLVAIILLLLNNYPFRLINIPMDQIMLYIAVIFTIISGIDYLYGNRQVFKSND
- a CDS encoding DNA translocase FtsK, which encodes FGGYIFPLIILCIGILFLLDKININGEKKALYLSIIFICFLVILDIYTNNRIGFLNRINFSLKASEKGYGGGIIGSILGFTFLKLFGDIGSYIIISFLILINIIMITEIKINNLIKRKVKKKSSKSIVVNDNTKKAKFNNKPENKNIKIFNYKNNEEKNRKTVENKLIKNTKSTKNYKMPLLEMLDDVKTKGNANNKKEVLLNARKIEDTMESFGIKTQVVQINKGPTITCYELEPAPGVKVSKIVNLSNDISLNLATSDVRIEAPIPGKSVVGIEVPNRIKSKVNLKGILTSDEFKYSESKVPIALGKNISGKPIVTSIDKMPHLLIAGATGSGKSVCINSIIMSILFKSTPEEVKMLLIDPKVVELSIYNGIPHLLVPVVTDAKKANAALDWAVDEMEKRYKLFSKNNVRDIDSYNKRIKGTKKEKLPQIVIIIDELADLMMVSAQEIEDYICRLAQMARAAGIYLIIATQRPSVDVITGTIKANIPSRISFAVTSQTDSRTILDIGGAEKLLGKGDMLFYPSNLPKPIRVQGAFVKDEEVYKVTEFLKSQNVSNYKEEIIETLEKNVKVPRGNGDELLPDAINLVVEEGQASISLLQRRLRIGYARAARLIDEMEEREIVGGFEGSKPRKVLITKEDLDS